The DNA region GAAAAGACCAAGCTTGATTCTTGAAGAAACTAACGCAACACTTGGTATCACGCGTGGGGGCAGGTCAGAACGGAACGGGGAATGGTGAGCACTAGAGGGCCCTCGAGGTTATCGGATTCCATGTTGCTACGTCGCAGACAAGGGAAGGAATCTACAGCGACTCCAGAGATCGGTTCGGACATCGCACCGCGAAGAATGGACGAGGAAGTTCGAAGAGCTAAGCGGCGCTCTCATAGATCTTGACGCGAAATCGCCTTGAATTTAGGCGCATGGTCGACGCGCGATATCGATCGCGGTTGACCACGAGACATTGCGACGGCGATCCGCGGGGTCGCGCCGTATCGGCCTCGATGAGACTGTTCGCGGCCGAACCGATGGCGATTCCGAATCGGCGCGCCTCCCTACATCGGCCAACTCAATCAATGACGCGATGCCGGTAGAGTCGGATCGCGATCGAACACTAGTTCGGGACGATCGCTTAAGCGAGTTGTGGATAAGTCAACCGGCTCCCAGTTCCGCATGAGTCGGATTGGCTCTTGTCCGGTCTCGGAATCCAGTCGTTGCCCGTGGTACGACGGACCGCCACGACCGCGCCAGTCGCCATCGCGCCCAACCGAATCAGCCATTGAGCCGGCTGAATTGAGCGTCTGACATCGGCGACGCATGCTTTCGCGCCCGATGGTCGAAAACGTCCGGCGTACAGTGTATGCGCGACGCCGAACGGCTCCCTTCGCAAAGCGGAACGTTTGTGAAAACGCTGATCAGTAAGAGGGACCGGAGTAATGACGGATGGCGCCGAGTTGCCGGCGCAGCTCCGCCCGAAAGTCCGGATGAGCGATTCCGATCAGTGCGTCGCCGCGCTGCTTCAACGACAGCCCATGCAAGTCGACCGCCCCGTATTCCGTGACGACCCAATGCACATGCCCGCGCGTCGTCACGACTCCTGCTCCCGGTGAGAGCTCGGCGACGATTCGCGATACACGGCCTTTCTTGGCCGTCGACGGTAGGGCGATGATCGCGAGTCCGCCGGGAGACAAAGCGGCTCCTCGCATGAAATCCATCTGACCGCCGATCCCTGAATAAATCCGATGGCCCAACGAATCCGCGCAGACCTGGCCCGTCAGATCGATCTGCAACGCGGAATTGATGGCGACCAGCCGGTCGATCTTACGCAACAGGTTCGTGTCGTTCGTGATGTCGGCGGGATAGAAGGCGACTTCGGGGTTATCGTCGACGAAGTCGAACAATCGCCGCGTCCCCATGACGAAGCTGGTCACGGTCTGGCCGGGATAGATTCGTTTGCGACGATTCGTGATGACTCCGCCCTCGACAAGATCCACGACGCGATCGGAGAACATCTCCGAATGGATGCCCAACTCATGCTTGTTGCCGAGACGTGAAAGGACTGCGTCGGGAATCGCGCCGATGCCGGTTTGAAGCGTGGCTCCATCTTCGATCAGCTTAGCGATCTGCTCGCCGACCGCCGCCTCGACCGGCGTCTCGACCGACGGAGCGTGTTCATGGAGCGGCCGATCGGTCGCGATCCAAGCGGCTAACGATTTGAACGGAACCGTGCTGTGCCCATGGGTCCGCGGCATTTGCCGATTGACTTCGGCAATCAGTAACGGCGCGCAATCGGCGGCGGCTCGGGCTACGTCGACCGATGTCCCTAATGAACAGAATCCATGCCGATCCGGAGGCGAGACTTGCAGCAATGCAGCATCCAAGCGAATACGGCCGCTGAGAAACAGGTTCGGTATGTCCGACAAGAACACCGGAATGAAATCCGCTTGGCCATTCTGAACGGCTTGTCGCACCGGTTCACCCGTGAATAGCGACACCGACGTCATTCGCTCGGCGCACGACGGATCGACGAACGGCGCGGGACCGGCCGTATGCATGTGATAGAGCCTCAGCCCAGTTAGATCCTTTCGTAGGCAGAGCGCTTCGAGCAACGGGGTCGGTGTCGCAGCGGCGCCGTGTACGAACACGTTCATACCGCTTTGAAGTCTTTCGACCGCTTCAGCAGCGGACACGGCCTCCCGCAAGCGAAGATTCATGATATCGCTTCAAACCTCTTGAGATATGAATCTGATTGATCGACGATAACATTCTCCGGCGAGCCCGCGTCGTCCGCTCGCTGCGAGAGCCGGCGAACGAAACCTATAGTATGGTCTCGTTCGCCGGCGTAATGTCGCTCGAAGCTCGCCTCGCGATGCACGAGCATAAACCTCGTTTCCAAGTCGTACGGCTACTTCGGCGGTTGAGGTTCTTCGAGCCTCACAAGCAGCAACTGCTGCGTTTGTCCGTCGGCGAAGTGAACGAGAGCGGGTGCCGTGTCCTGCGTGAGGTTGCCGATGCCCGTTTCCATGATCGGTCGTTGCTTACCTTTAACGCCCCACGCGGCGCGCTGGCTCGGCTTGTCGATCATCCCTTCGAGTGTCTGAGTCTCGTTCGTCGTTTTGTTGCTCAGCGTACCCGAGATCACGCCTTCCTTGCTCACGACGAGTTGCGCGAACAACGACGGCTCGCTACCGGTCTTCTGTCCGTCTTGCGTGATCGCGAACACGCCCAACGGCATCCACTCGGAATCTTCCGGCTTCGTTTGAGGCGCGGCTGCGGCGATCGCGTCGGCTTGCTGAGCATACTCTTCGGCAGTCGCGACCTGTTGGTCGCCGTTGTAGACGGCGTCGTCTTGGTAGTAGACGTTTTCGCCGTAGCTATACGAGGCGGGTTCGCTCGATCCGTAGCCGACCCATCCGCCGAGCGCCGCCCATGTGGCCCAGCGATAAGGGCGATTGACGCGCCACGCGGCCCAGTTCGGATGATCGCTCCAGAAGTCGAGCCGCGGGTGATTCTCGGTGACTTGGTTGCGCACCTCGTCTCGCCGCCCTTGTCGGTTCTGTTGCAACTCCTGGCGGTTCTCGACTCGATTCGGCCGGTTCTGCCCGAGATTCTGGCCAAGGTTCTGACCGCCGTTCACGCCGGGACGCGCAGCGATTCCCGCTCCAGCGCCTGAGCCGATGCCGGGAAGAGTCCCCGCCCCCGCGCCGCCGGCCGGTAACGTCGAGGCGCGGCCCGGTCCGGAGTCGCGCAGGAAGTCGGCTGCCGCACCGCCCCCGGCCGGGCGATTCACAGCGCCGCCACCGATGGCACCCGTTGAGGGGCGTGGGATGTCGAGAAAGCTGTTCAGTTGACCTGCGGAGGGACGGCCGCCGGCGGCGATCCCCGCTCCGGCTCCACCGGGACGAGCACCGGTCGATGGTCGCGGCGCACCGATGGCTCCAGTTCCAGGCCGCGCCGTGGAACCGCCACCGGGCCGTGCGCCGCCCGACGTCATTCCTCCACCGGGACTCGGCCGTGCGCCTCCGCCACCTAACGAGGGCGAGCGGCCTCCTCCGCCCCCGCCACCGCTGGGACGCGACATGCCGCCTCCCCCACCGCCACCCGCTCGACCTCCACCACCTCCGCCGCGACCGCCGCCGCCGCGAGCGAAGAGTTCATGATCCGTAAAGTAGAGTAGCGCCCCGGCGACCATCGAGAGGAGAAGGATTCGTTTCATGGTTTTGTCTGCTTGAGTTGAGTGGGGGTGTCGCTTGGATCGGCTGCGTCGGTCGATGCTCATTTACGGACGATTCGAACTTCATCGACGTTGGGGAGTAGTTCGCCGCCTGCGGTGCGCTCGATCGTCTGCCACGTGAATGAGTCGGCATTCAAGGGCTTGATCACGTTGACAGCGGACGCGGACCGGCCGTCCGCCAGTATTCCCTTATTGCGAACGAACCAACGGTCTTGCTTATAAGCCCAAGTGGCCTCGACGAAGCCGCCGTCGGAGTCGAAGGCCCACGAGCGAATCGCCTTTGCGGAAGCATCCCAGCCGATGATCTGCATTCCCGACATGTCGACGCGATCACCGACGGTGATCGAGAACGAACGCGTTAGGAAGTTTCGATTCTTCGTCCATTTGACTTCGGTTTCGATGCGAGCCTTGTCGTCTTCGTCGACCCAATCGCCAACCATCCATTCGAGCGCCTTGAGTTGCTCGTAATGCGACGGCGATTGTTGCTCCTCAGTGTCGTCGGTCACCCGGTCGAGCAGCCACTTGTCGTCGCGTTTGACGTAGACGGCCGTGTATTTCAACGTTTCAGCTTCTTCCTTTGGTGCCAGGAGCTTAACCGTTCCATACTCGACCGCCGCATTCGGGGAGAGGAGTCGGATCGACTCCGGATTCACCTCCAACTTTAAGTCCGGCTGAGCTTTGAAGATCGCCGTAAATTGCTCGGCGATCGCCAAGCGGCCGACGACTTCTTCGCCGGTCAAGCGGTTCGTGTACACGGCATCCGGCGACCAGAGGTCGGCCAGCGCCGGAGCGTCGTGCTTGTTGTAGGCCTCCACATAGGCGGCTACGGTCTTGCGAATGGCAACTTCGTCCGCGGGGAGCTGAATCGGCTCTTGTCCCCAGGATTTGCTTGCCAAGGGGCATGAGAGGGCGAGCAGACACAAAAGAAATCGTTTCATTTCGGAAACTCCTGATTCAGCATGGTTTGTTTCGATTGCGTTACATCGACCTTGAATTGATGGAACCTGCCGCCGAACTCGTCCGCCGCCGATGATTGACCGGAACTTTGAAACCTCTCGGGCACAAACGCCTCTTTGATTTGCTGATTCGCGCCGAATTGTTCCGCCTTTAGCCTCTTATGCCGGACGTACCGCATTGCATTTAACGCGCCGCTCTGAGAAAGCGGTGTCAGGAATCAGATGGACGTCGCGACAATGAACCGGCTTCCGAAGAATCACCATTTGCCGTAGATCGATGTCGCTAGTCCGTCGCAAGCGATTTCGGTGACTTATGCGATTCGTTGGATGCCGCCGTGAAGCCGAGCGAATCCTTTCAAAAGATGCGTTGGAGAGTCTGGAGACGGCCGCACGCCTCGCTCTCGGATGTGGGCGAAGCGGCGCAGGGAAGCGAGCCCTTTCGCACACGTCACGAACACCGAAGTGCTCGGGAACGCCGGCCCCCGTGACACAACCGAATGGAGCTGAAGCGAAGGGTCGTGCCCCTGGTGAAGTCCGACAATTGCCGTTCTGAGCCTCACTCCGATTGCGGGAACTCGGCTACCGGAATACCGACGGAATGAATGAAGATGGTTCGATCCGCCGGAGACATGCGACGTCACGATATTTGAATGGCAAGAGTTGCGTGCGTCGATTGATTCTTGATTCAAGCCATCTCGAAAATATCGGCAAGCACTACCGTGTCGACATCCTATGATGTTATTGAAGCACGAGCTTAGCTTGTCCGCCGTCGCTTCCGACGATTTCCCGTAGCGGCATCTTAGAAAAGGTGGATATGTCCACTTACATTCGATTGATCGTGCTCTCGATCGTTCTCTCGCTCACGGCCGAAGCTTCGGCCGGCGATCGTTACTTCGTCATGATTTTCGGCTCCGAATCGGTGCCGAAGCGAGCTCGCTATACGCACACTTGGGCAACCGTCGTAAAGGCGGCCGCTGAACCCGGCGACGAAGAAGCCTATACGCTCGAGTCGAAGACGATCTCCTGGATGCCGGCCAACCTAGTGATTCGGCCGCTCGCGCTGCGGGCCGAGCGCGGCGTCAATCTCGGTCTGCAGGCGACGATCCGCGATAGCGTGTGCAAAGGTGAGTGCGTCGCGATGTGGGGGCCTTATGAGATGAAGCCCGAACGGGGTGAGATCTTATACGAGCGCGTCGGCAAGCAAGTAGCCCGGCTCAACAGCGGCTGTGTTCTCTACAAGTGCGTCGATCCCGATACGGGACCGCGCTCGACCTATATCAGCAATTGCATTCACGCCGTGACCGATCTCGACCCTTACCTGCCCCGACCGGGATACAATGAACTTCAAAACTTCGGTATGGACGCGAGCCTGCACTTAGTACGGATCATCGCCGCGCGACACCCGTTCGCCCCGACCGTCGCACACGATTGGGTCGCGCAGGCGCTCGGCGTCGGCGATTGCGTGCAGCGCCGGGCGGCGCCGGTCATCGCACCCGCTTGCTACAACGCTCAATGACCTCGATCCAGAGTATGCGAAACAACTCACGATGATTCAGCCGATCAAATCCTCGGATGACCTAGCTTTCTCGTTTTTGCAAGGCGCTCCGCTCGCGATTCTCGCCGTCGATGCCCGCGGAACGTTGTCGTTCGTCAATCGGCAGGCCACGCAATTGTTCGGTTATTCCGAGCAAGAGCTGATCGGCTTGCCGGTCGAGGTGTTGATTCCGAAGTCGTATCGTGAAAGACACCCGGACCTGCTCCAGGCATACGTTCGAGAGCCGCATGCACGGGTCATGGGAGTCGGGCGCGAAGTACGAGCCGTCGATCGCCAGGGGCGCGAGTTTCCGGTCGAGATCGGGCTCACGCCGATTCATACCAATGCCGGGACCTACGTCGTCGCGGCGATCGCCGACATCACGATTCGTAAGCACATGGAGCGGGAAGTCACCGCTGCGAAGATCGTTCAGGAGGCGATGCTGCCGCGGTTCTTTCCTCAAACGAAGGGCTGCGAGATCGGTGGTGCCACGCGCTTCGCCGACGCCGCCGGCGGCGACTTTCTCGACTGCGTCGTCCCGCGTGAAGGAGAAGCCACGCTGATGATCGGCGACGCCAGCGGCCACGGCTTCGCCGCGGCGCTGGTGTCGGTCGCGGCGAAATCTTATCTCCGAGCGCTGAGCCGAACCTATCACGACCTAGGTGAATTGCTGACGCACGTCAATCAGCTGCTGCTGGAGGACTTAGCCGAAGGACGGTTCGTGACTCTGTTCGTCGGACAGTTGCTCGTCGCCGAACGTCGCTTTCGCTATGCGGGAGCCGGCCATGTCGGATACATTCTGTCGCATCGAGGAGAGTTGAAAAGCCAACTGATCAGCACCGGTCCGCCGCTAGGCTGGCTCGAAGACGCGGGCTATACCGTTGGAGAAGCGGCGGTCGAGCCGGGAGACTTCATCCTCTTGATGACGGATGGCATCGAAGAGAGCTTTGCTGAGGACGGCGGGAACTTCGGGCGAGATCGCATTTTTCAAACGATCGCTCGGCTGGCCGATCGCTCGGCCGCGGAGCAAGCTCAAGGGATTCTCGATGCCGTCCGTCGCTTTACAGGCGGAAAACAGCACGACGACATGACGGTCTTGCTAACGCGTTTGACGTGACGAAGCTCGGAAACAAGGTCGCGATCAACGCGAAGCGGTGGATGGAGTCGGGGAACCGGCGACCAGGAGATAGGCGCTGATCGTGAGCACCCAGGCCGGAAAGACCAGTGCGAGCCAAGCGAAATCCGAGACGACCAGCAACAGCACCAGTCCGCTCCCGAAGCCGAGATAGGAAATCCAACGCGAGAACACGGCCGTACGGAGTCCGATCGTCGAGGTGACGAACATAAACACGGCGGCCATTCTCAGCCCGAACGTCTGCATCAACGCATGGGCCGTTCCGCGGGCGACTCGATAGGCATCACTGTCGCTCGGCAGTCTGCCGTCGGCTCCGAACGCATCGAGCATGCCGCGCGAAACGGACACGGCGATGAAAAGCATGGCGACGAACATTAGTCCGCTGCCGAGAAAGACCGTCGCGAGGAGCCGATCTTCAAGCAAGCCGATGCGATCTCGCAGCACCGCCATGAACCAGAGAAACGCAAGCCCTGCAAACGGAACGAGGTTCAGCGCTAGGCGAATCCAACCTCGCATGGCGTCGTCGGTAAGCCAGACGCCGGGA from Planctomycetia bacterium includes:
- a CDS encoding SpoIIE family protein phosphatase; its protein translation is MIQPIKSSDDLAFSFLQGAPLAILAVDARGTLSFVNRQATQLFGYSEQELIGLPVEVLIPKSYRERHPDLLQAYVREPHARVMGVGREVRAVDRQGREFPVEIGLTPIHTNAGTYVVAAIADITIRKHMEREVTAAKIVQEAMLPRFFPQTKGCEIGGATRFADAAGGDFLDCVVPREGEATLMIGDASGHGFAAALVSVAAKSYLRALSRTYHDLGELLTHVNQLLLEDLAEGRFVTLFVGQLLVAERRFRYAGAGHVGYILSHRGELKSQLISTGPPLGWLEDAGYTVGEAAVEPGDFILLMTDGIEESFAEDGGNFGRDRIFQTIARLADRSAAEQAQGILDAVRRFTGGKQHDDMTVLLTRLT
- a CDS encoding SgcJ/EcaC family oxidoreductase; this translates as MKRFLLCLLALSCPLASKSWGQEPIQLPADEVAIRKTVAAYVEAYNKHDAPALADLWSPDAVYTNRLTGEEVVGRLAIAEQFTAIFKAQPDLKLEVNPESIRLLSPNAAVEYGTVKLLAPKEEAETLKYTAVYVKRDDKWLLDRVTDDTEEQQSPSHYEQLKALEWMVGDWVDEDDKARIETEVKWTKNRNFLTRSFSITVGDRVDMSGMQIIGWDASAKAIRSWAFDSDGGFVEATWAYKQDRWFVRNKGILADGRSASAVNVIKPLNADSFTWQTIERTAGGELLPNVDEVRIVRK
- a CDS encoding 4-hydroxybutyrate CoA-transferase, whose amino-acid sequence is MNLRLREAVSAAEAVERLQSGMNVFVHGAAATPTPLLEALCLRKDLTGLRLYHMHTAGPAPFVDPSCAERMTSVSLFTGEPVRQAVQNGQADFIPVFLSDIPNLFLSGRIRLDAALLQVSPPDRHGFCSLGTSVDVARAAADCAPLLIAEVNRQMPRTHGHSTVPFKSLAAWIATDRPLHEHAPSVETPVEAAVGEQIAKLIEDGATLQTGIGAIPDAVLSRLGNKHELGIHSEMFSDRVVDLVEGGVITNRRKRIYPGQTVTSFVMGTRRLFDFVDDNPEVAFYPADITNDTNLLRKIDRLVAINSALQIDLTGQVCADSLGHRIYSGIGGQMDFMRGAALSPGGLAIIALPSTAKKGRVSRIVAELSPGAGVVTTRGHVHWVVTEYGAVDLHGLSLKQRGDALIGIAHPDFRAELRRQLGAIRHYSGPSY